The sequence below is a genomic window from Mycobacterium spongiae.
CGTTGCGTCATCGATGCACCGATCGGAGCGCCGAACAGGTTGGCATCAAGAAAATGCCCGACGTCGACCGGACTGAAGAAGTAGTTGCCCGTGAGTCGGTTTTCCACCACCGATAGATGCGGTTGCCCGAAGCCCCCGGTCGTGCGGTTGAACGACCGCAACACGTGGTACAGCCCAAGGAACACGGGAAGCTGGGCCAGCATCGGCAAGCACCCCAGGATCGGATTGAAGCCGTGTTCGCGTTGCAGCTTTTGCATCTCGAGCGCCATCCGCTGGCGATCCTTGCCGTACTTTTTTTGTAGTGCCTTGATCTGTGGCTGCAACTCCTGCATCTGCCTCGTGGTGCGAATCTGGCGCACGAACGGCTTGTAGAGCAGAGCTCGCAAGGTAAAAACCAAGAACATCACCGAGAGCGACCAGGCGAAGAAGTTTGACGGGCCCAGCACAAACGCGAACAGCTTGTACCAAACCCACATGATCCACGACACCGGGTAGTACACGAAGTCGAGGCTGAAGAAATCAAACAAGAAGCTCACTCTCCCCTGAGGTCGCCGGCGTCTCGCCGCCAGTACCGTCCTCATCGAAGTCTGCCTGTCGGTGAGGTCGCTCCGGTATCGGATCCCAACCTCCCCGGTGCCATGGTCCGCACTTCGCCAACCTCGCCACCGTCAGCCAGCCACCCCGAATCACGCCGTACTCAGTCAACGCATCCACCGCATACTGACTGCAGGTAGGAACAAAGCGACACGACGCCGGTCGCAGCGGAGACACCATGTGCCGATAATTCTGAACAAGGAAAATCAGTACGCGGGCTATCACCGCTCCGGTCCCCCGGATCAAGCCAGCGCACCTCCGACCCACCGAAGTCACCGGCCGGTGCCTGCCGATTCCAGCCGACCACGCAGGCCGGCTCGCAACTGTTGCTCTAGACGGGGCGACGAAACGCCCCGACTGCTCGGCCGCGCTCGGATCACAACCCGATCCGATTCGTGCAGCTCGCTCACTATCGACCTGGCCACGTGACGCAGCCGACGCGCGACTCGGTGACGTTCAACAGCCGAACCGACCGATTTGGCGACGATCAGACCGATACGTGGGCCGGTTCGCACGTCGCAGTCACTCCCCGGCAGGGCATGGACTATCAGGTTGGGCTGTACCGTTCGTCGCCCCCGCTTCACCGTCATATCGAAGTCCGTTGACCGCCTCAT
It includes:
- the yidD gene encoding membrane protein insertion efficiency factor YidD; this translates as MTSVGRRCAGLIRGTGAVIARVLIFLVQNYRHMVSPLRPASCRFVPTCSQYAVDALTEYGVIRGGWLTVARLAKCGPWHRGGWDPIPERPHRQADFDEDGTGGETPATSGESELLV
- the rnpA gene encoding ribonuclease P protein component encodes the protein MLSARNRMRRSTDFDMTVKRGRRTVQPNLIVHALPGSDCDVRTGPRIGLIVAKSVGSAVERHRVARRLRHVARSIVSELHESDRVVIRARPSSRGVSSPRLEQQLRAGLRGRLESAGTGR